Genomic window (Candidatus Atribacteria bacterium ADurb.Bin276):
TTATCGATTATAATGAAGAAAAGAAACTCCCTTCGTTATGGAGAGAATCCTCATCAAAAAGCCGCATTGTATGAAGACCTTTCTCTTGATCGTCAAGGCTTCATGAATGCCTATCAACAATTTGGCGGAAAAGAATTGTCGTTTAATAATCTCTATGATACCCAGGCAGCCTATTCTTTGGTTCGGGAATTCAACCAACCGACTACGGTTATTGTGAAACATAATAATCCCTGTGGAGTAGCAAACGATCCGATACTCGCTCAGTCGGCTGCGAAAGCCTTGGAGTGTGACCCAGCATCAGCTTTTGGTGGAATCATTGCCTTTAACCGAACCGTCGATCCCGAGACGGCAATGGTTTTTAAGACCTTATTTATCGAGGTGGTTATTGCTCCAGACTTTCATCCTGATGCACTAAAAATTTTTGAAGCAAAGAAAAACTTGAGAATTTTAAAAGCTCCTTTAAGCGTTCCAGCTGAATATGATATCAAAAAATTGGATGGCGGATATCTCATTCAGAATCCTGACCGGCTTAGCTATGATCCCAATCAATTAAAAACCGTAACCAACCTTTCCCCCAGCGATCAGGAACGAGAAAGCCTTTTGTTTGGATGGATAGTAGCCAAACATGTCAAGTCCAATGCTATCATTCTTACTAAAGGATTACAAACCGTAGGAATCGGTGCTGGCCAAATGAGTCGGATTGATTCTCTAAAAATTGCCTGCATAAAAGCGGAAGGAAAAGAAGTTGGATCGGTTTTGGCCTCTGATGCCTTTTTCCCCTTCCCAGACGTAGTCGAAGCTGCCGCCAAGCATGGGATAAAAGCGATTATTCAACCTGGTGGGTCAATTCACGATCAGGATTCAATCGATGCCTGTAATCGTTTAGGTATTGGTATGATCTTTACTGGAATTCGTCACTTCCGACATTAAAGTAGTGATGGGAAATAGAGGAATACCAATTAAGTGTTCCCAATTAGAGATTTTTATCCTTAAGGAATGAGGTAAAACTACCTGGTGCTTTATTAAAAAAAGGTAAAATTCCGCCCGGAAATTTAATGAGACCGGGCGGAATTTTGATTGCGGTTGACACGAGTAGAAATTTCGTGCATCAAATCTTTCATCGAGAAATAACTCTTAATATATTTATCATAGTAAAACCGATAGATTTCATGGTTTTCCTTATTAGGGTAAATCTGTCCGGAGATTTGTACCATTTTCAAGGTCGCATCGGGAATGGTATTATAAAAACCAGCTCCAACTGCAGCGTAAATAGCCGTCCCCAAGGTGCTGGCTTCTTCAACTGTGGTTAAATATATCGGGATATTGGTTACATCGGCATGTATCTGTAACCAAAGTTTACTTCGGGCTCCGCCACCGCTGGCATACATTTCCTGAGCATCAAAACCGTCTTGGGCTAATACTTCAAGAATATGAAAGGTCCCATAAGCCGTCCCTTCATACATCGCTCGCAGCACATGTGCTTTGGTATGGCTAAGAGATAAACCCCATACCGCCCCGCGAGCTAAGGGGTCTTGATAAGGGCTACGATTCCCCTGGAAATTATCAAGAACTATCAATCCATCAGAACCAGGTGCTACCTGAGCAGCAATTTTATCCAATACGTCAAACAGGCTTTCTCCAATATCACTGGCCTCTTTACATTCTTGAGCAGCAAAATTATCACTAAACCATTTAATAATCGAACCAGTAGAACTCTGACCGCCTTCTAAAATCCACATATCGGGAAGAACCGCTCCCTGGTAAGGACCCCAAATCCCTTTACTGAATATTGGTGTTTCTGATAATGCCATATGACAGGTAGAGGAACCGATCACTATTGCTAAGCGTTGAGGATGGACGACATCTAACCCAACCATGGCAGCATAAGCATCAATACCGCCTTGTATAATAGGAATCCCTGGTATGAGACCAAGTTCATGGGCGGCTCGTTTGGTTAATTCTCCCACTGGTTTTCCCACAGGTATTATCTCTCGAGGCCATTTTTGGAGAACTTCTTCAAAATTTAAATCTCTTAAAAGGGATATTGGCCATCCATCTTCGGTTGGACAATAGTTCCACTTACAAATGGCATTGTTCAGCGATGTCACCCAACGATCAGTGAGTTTAAAAACTACCCAGTTTTGACACTCAACGATAAAATCAGAATTAGCAAAGATATCCGGTAAGTTCTCCTTAAGCCAAAGAGCCTTGGGAATCATCCATTCCGGTGATTCATGGCCACCCGCATATCTTAAAATTGGATTTTCAGTGGCATTAATCCTCGCTGCCTGATCAAATGCTCTCACATCCATCCACATAATGGCTCGGTATTTAGGATTTCCAAAGCGATCTACGGGCAATACAGTACAAGAACTGGCACTCACGCTGATCGATGCAATATCCTCCGGTTGGACCTCTCCCTCATAGATACAACGTCGAACGGTGTCCTGGACTGCTTTCCACCAATCTATTGGATCTTGTTCTGCCCATCCCGGACGGGGATGGTATTCGGGATAAGAGTAAAAAGAGAGGGCAACAACATTTCCTCTCAAATCAAAAATTCCACTTCTCAAACCTTGTGTTCCGACATCAATACCAAGAAAATAAGGCCCCTTGGTTTCTGCCATAATATGACCCTCCGGATATCCAATCTATAAAAAACCCGTGAATAAATACCTCGTCCTTATCCGTATTAAGGTTCTTGAATCCTTTTACCAATTATGACACAAATAGAATGAGATTGAACACTTTTTTGGATTTTTTATGATCCCTAGTCCATACCAATACTTTCCAATTCTTGATATTATTATACATAATAATAAAATCAATTTTTCTTTTTTTTATTGGAATTTAAAGAAAGTTAAATCCCAATGACTTAATGGTAAGTCGCAAAATCTGGTAGGAATAAATGAATAATATCAAATTTATTGTTGATTGTATGTTAGGAAAGTTAGCCCGCTGGTTAAGGATTCTTGGCTTTGATACCCAATATGTTCGTTATCTCACTGATGCACAATTACTGGCTCAAGCCCGATATCAAAACCGGATTTTATTAACCAAAGACACCCTGCTGTATAAAAAAGCTAAAAACCTTGGGTATTTTGTCCACTCAGAAACCATCGAAGAACAAGTAAAGGAAATACTGCATCACTTCCAACTGCACCCTCATCTGGCTTTAACTCGTTGTCCAT
Coding sequences:
- the araB gene encoding Ribulokinase, whose protein sequence is MAETKGPYFLGIDVGTQGLRSGIFDLRGNVVALSFYSYPEYHPRPGWAEQDPIDWWKAVQDTVRRCIYEGEVQPEDIASISVSASSCTVLPVDRFGNPKYRAIMWMDVRAFDQAARINATENPILRYAGGHESPEWMIPKALWLKENLPDIFANSDFIVECQNWVVFKLTDRWVTSLNNAICKWNYCPTEDGWPISLLRDLNFEEVLQKWPREIIPVGKPVGELTKRAAHELGLIPGIPIIQGGIDAYAAMVGLDVVHPQRLAIVIGSSTCHMALSETPIFSKGIWGPYQGAVLPDMWILEGGQSSTGSIIKWFSDNFAAQECKEASDIGESLFDVLDKIAAQVAPGSDGLIVLDNFQGNRSPYQDPLARGAVWGLSLSHTKAHVLRAMYEGTAYGTFHILEVLAQDGFDAQEMYASGGGARSKLWLQIHADVTNIPIYLTTVEEASTLGTAIYAAVGAGFYNTIPDATLKMVQISGQIYPNKENHEIYRFYYDKYIKSYFSMKDLMHEISTRVNRNQNSARSH
- the purH gene encoding Bifunctional purine biosynthesis protein PurH; its protein translation is MIPIKTALVSVSDKTGLADLATYFSKHNISMIATGGTAKFIRELGYPVKEVSEVTGFPEILGGRVKTLHPIIEGGILARRDLEGDIIDLNTHNINPIDCVVCNLYPFEKMIDSGETSLEKVVEEIDIGGITLLRAAAKNFKHVVILSSPSQYPSLIEELEKNHGHFPSHLSGQYAIQAFLKSSEYDSHIANYLSQLMDNQTDEFPSCLSIIMKKRNSLRYGENPHQKAALYEDLSLDRQGFMNAYQQFGGKELSFNNLYDTQAAYSLVREFNQPTTVIVKHNNPCGVANDPILAQSAAKALECDPASAFGGIIAFNRTVDPETAMVFKTLFIEVVIAPDFHPDALKIFEAKKNLRILKAPLSVPAEYDIKKLDGGYLIQNPDRLSYDPNQLKTVTNLSPSDQERESLLFGWIVAKHVKSNAIILTKGLQTVGIGAGQMSRIDSLKIACIKAEGKEVGSVLASDAFFPFPDVVEAAAKHGIKAIIQPGGSIHDQDSIDACNRLGIGMIFTGIRHFRH